A genome region from Variovorax paradoxus includes the following:
- a CDS encoding tautomerase family protein → MPYVNVRITRDGVTREQKATVIAEITDTLQRVLGKKPELTHVVIDEINTDDWGFAGETTTVVRAREAAEAAARARKA, encoded by the coding sequence ATGCCTTACGTCAACGTACGCATCACACGCGACGGCGTCACGCGCGAGCAGAAAGCCACCGTCATCGCGGAGATCACCGACACGCTGCAGCGCGTGCTCGGCAAGAAGCCGGAGCTCACGCATGTGGTGATCGACGAGATCAACACCGACGACTGGGGATTTGCTGGCGAGACGACGACCGTCGTGCGAGCCCGTGAAGCGGCCGAAGCCGCCGCCCGGGCCCGGAAGGCCTGA
- a CDS encoding SDR family NAD(P)-dependent oxidoreductase — MSNQNSKGGKTAVVTGASSGIGLAITRRLLADGWNVVGNARSDARLTEAASQFGAGDRFAGVAGDIADPRVAQAVIDQAVSRFGGIDALVNNAGIFLPKPFVEFTPEEIEQQIATNVKGTIFASQAAARHMVGRGAGAIVNITASVALQPRSNVPAFMAVLLKGGLNAATRALAIELAPHNVRVNAVAPGIIDSPMHSPESHGFLKTLQPTGRLGTVEEIADAVVYLVGAGFTSGVVLPVDGAASAGNYTA; from the coding sequence ATGAGCAACCAAAACTCCAAGGGCGGCAAGACCGCCGTCGTGACCGGCGCCAGCAGCGGCATCGGCCTGGCGATCACCCGCCGCCTCCTGGCCGATGGCTGGAACGTGGTCGGCAACGCGCGCAGCGACGCCCGCCTGACGGAAGCCGCAAGCCAGTTCGGCGCAGGCGACCGCTTTGCCGGCGTGGCCGGCGACATTGCCGACCCGCGCGTCGCGCAGGCGGTGATCGACCAGGCGGTGTCTCGCTTCGGCGGCATCGACGCGCTGGTCAACAACGCGGGCATCTTCCTGCCGAAGCCCTTCGTGGAGTTCACGCCGGAGGAAATCGAGCAGCAGATCGCCACCAACGTGAAGGGCACCATCTTCGCGTCGCAAGCCGCTGCGCGCCACATGGTCGGCCGCGGCGCGGGCGCCATCGTGAACATCACCGCATCGGTGGCCCTTCAGCCGCGCAGCAACGTGCCGGCCTTCATGGCAGTGCTGCTCAAGGGCGGCCTGAATGCCGCCACGCGCGCGCTGGCCATCGAGCTGGCACCGCACAACGTGCGCGTGAACGCAGTCGCGCCCGGCATCATCGACAGCCCGATGCACTCGCCCGAGTCGCACGGTTTCCTGAAGACGCTGCAGCCGACCGGCCGCCTGGGCACGGTCGAAGAGATCGCCGACGCGGTCGTCTACCTGGTGGGTGCGGGCTTCACCAGCGGCGTGGTGCTGCCGGTGGACGGCGCGGCAAGTGCCGGCAACTACACCGCCTGA